From a region of the Neobacillus niacini genome:
- a CDS encoding DHA2 family efflux MFS transporter permease subunit has translation MSTQIQVKNPKTMAFILMLGAFAGLFGETALNMALSNIMEQFSVTAATAQWLTTGYLLVLAILVPISALLMKWFTTRQLVIGGLVISLLGTILAALNFSFSVLLLGRVVQAVGTGLILPVMLSVMLLIFPIQKRGVVMGLMGLVITLAPALGPTLSGVIISTLSWPYIFWFSAIAYVLLILVAVAKIENVSEITKPKIDVSSILLSTIGFGGLIFALSTMAEVAISSPKVWVPLLVGIIALLSFGLRQNKMAQPMVNLRVFKYPMFTLGTLTMFLGILIILSTGILLPLYLKGALLFSAAMAGLLLLPGNAVNFILSPIVGALFDKVGARRFTIAGFILVLIGNIVFLTTISSQTPAWQVVVAFMILFFGLTMVMMPAQTNAMNQLPRELYGDGSAAMNTLNQVAGAAGTAIAITVFTSGQNSYVMDFPNATQPEILAAGIKYAFYFITGISVVGLIGSFFVKKPSLVTEKSTAMVQTAEPVRR, from the coding sequence ATGAGTACACAAATCCAAGTTAAGAATCCTAAGACAATGGCATTTATTTTAATGTTAGGCGCTTTTGCCGGGTTATTTGGTGAAACGGCATTAAACATGGCATTATCAAATATTATGGAACAATTTTCAGTCACAGCAGCCACCGCACAGTGGCTTACAACAGGATATTTATTAGTATTAGCGATTTTAGTTCCGATTTCAGCACTATTAATGAAATGGTTTACGACAAGACAACTAGTAATTGGAGGACTTGTTATTTCATTGCTAGGGACAATATTAGCAGCGTTAAACTTCAGTTTTAGCGTTTTGCTGCTTGGCCGTGTCGTACAAGCAGTCGGAACTGGTCTAATATTACCGGTCATGCTTAGTGTAATGCTGCTTATTTTCCCAATTCAAAAACGTGGAGTGGTAATGGGGCTTATGGGTCTTGTTATTACACTAGCTCCTGCCTTAGGACCAACACTTTCAGGTGTTATTATTAGTACGTTAAGCTGGCCATATATTTTCTGGTTTAGCGCAATTGCTTATGTGTTATTGATTCTCGTTGCAGTCGCTAAAATTGAAAATGTTTCGGAAATTACGAAACCTAAAATCGATGTTTCTTCCATTCTTTTATCAACAATCGGATTTGGTGGATTAATTTTTGCCTTGAGTACAATGGCTGAAGTAGCTATTTCATCACCTAAAGTATGGGTACCTTTACTAGTAGGTATAATCGCACTTCTGTCTTTTGGTCTTCGTCAAAATAAAATGGCTCAACCCATGGTAAATTTACGAGTCTTTAAATACCCAATGTTCACATTAGGAACATTAACGATGTTCCTTGGTATTTTAATCATTTTATCCACGGGTATTTTACTGCCACTTTACTTAAAAGGGGCTTTATTATTTAGTGCTGCGATGGCTGGTTTATTATTACTGCCTGGAAATGCAGTTAACTTCATTTTGTCACCGATTGTAGGGGCGCTTTTCGATAAAGTTGGAGCGCGTCGTTTCACTATTGCTGGCTTTATCTTAGTTTTAATTGGGAATATCGTTTTTCTTACCACTATCTCAAGTCAAACACCAGCATGGCAAGTAGTAGTAGCGTTTATGATTTTATTCTTTGGCTTAACGATGGTGATGATGCCAGCCCAAACAAATGCAATGAATCAATTACCACGTGAATTATATGGTGATGGATCAGCAGCGATGAATACGTTAAATCAAGTTGCTGGGGCAGCTGGCACAGCAATCGCGATTACGGTATTTACAAGTGGACAAAACAGTTATGTAATGGACTTTCCGAATGCTACTCAGCCTGAAATATTAGCTGCTGGAATTAAATATGCTTTCTACTTTATTACAGGAATTTCAGTAGTTGGTTTAATAGGTTCTTTCTTTGTAAAAAAACCAAGTTTAGTAACAGAAAAATCAACGGCTATGGTCCAAACAGCAGAACCTGTCCGCAGGTAG
- a CDS encoding MarR family winged helix-turn-helix transcriptional regulator: MIGVNQLIPTSELQKLDLIDLLSERHSLVRKISEKAWNNQSEIHISNSEWYIMARIYKKKPTISYITKNVEISRQAIHKFINKLAEKGLVEIDNVENNKKEKCIQLTAFGEECYEKNEALKAKLENKIAEKIGTENIKILKDLLKLDWDIN, translated from the coding sequence ATGATTGGAGTGAATCAGTTGATCCCAACCTCTGAATTACAAAAATTAGATTTGATTGACTTATTGAGCGAACGTCATTCGTTAGTACGAAAAATCTCAGAGAAAGCCTGGAACAATCAAAGTGAGATTCATATTTCTAATTCTGAATGGTATATCATGGCTAGAATTTATAAAAAGAAGCCTACCATATCATATATCACAAAAAATGTAGAAATTTCTCGTCAAGCAATTCATAAATTCATCAATAAACTTGCTGAGAAGGGATTAGTCGAAATCGATAATGTTGAAAACAACAAGAAGGAAAAGTGTATCCAGTTAACAGCTTTCGGTGAAGAATGCTATGAAAAAAACGAGGCTCTTAAAGCTAAACTTGAGAATAAAATTGCCGAAAAAATAGGTACAGAGAATATAAAAATTCTTAAAGATTTATTAAAATTAGATTGGGATATAAATTAA
- a CDS encoding MBL fold metallo-hydrolase: MEYLFIILGVLAIGIILFITIHPTFGGSPSKQELERYLNFNHYKNGKFVNQSPTDMKMDVSTILSLIKDSLTGKKNRSPHNPIAISFDWNKIDSVEDSLTWFGHSTMLLTLDKKKILIDPMFGPSPSPVSFVGTKRYSEDLLYVIEKLPQIDVVLITHDHYDHLDYPSIIRLKDKVGHFFVPLGVAAHLMKWGVKEERIIECNWWDEKQWDGLTIASVPSQHFSGRGLFNRNSTLWNGWVILGKKLRIYTSGDGGYGPHFKQIGEKYGPFDLTLMEGGQYDKRWSQIHMQPEESVQAHLDVKGKNMMLIHWGAFTLAYHSWTDPVERAIRAAKHKKVNLIAPNIGETVVLNGIFPELNSWWKVLSTKNTLEFESSTPQ, translated from the coding sequence ATGGAATATTTATTTATTATTTTGGGCGTGCTAGCTATTGGAATCATTCTATTTATTACCATACACCCGACGTTTGGAGGCAGCCCTAGTAAACAGGAACTTGAACGGTATCTAAATTTTAACCATTATAAAAATGGGAAATTTGTCAATCAAAGTCCTACGGACATGAAGATGGATGTATCTACCATTCTTTCATTAATCAAAGACTCCTTAACAGGAAAAAAGAATCGGAGTCCACATAACCCTATTGCGATTTCTTTTGATTGGAACAAAATCGACAGTGTCGAAGACAGCCTGACGTGGTTTGGGCATTCAACGATGCTGCTTACATTAGACAAAAAGAAAATTCTGATTGATCCAATGTTTGGACCTTCTCCATCACCGGTCTCATTTGTTGGCACCAAACGTTACAGCGAAGATCTATTATATGTGATTGAGAAATTACCACAAATCGATGTTGTGTTAATCACACATGACCATTATGATCATTTGGACTACCCATCTATTATTAGGTTAAAAGATAAAGTGGGTCATTTTTTCGTCCCTCTGGGTGTAGCTGCACATTTAATGAAGTGGGGCGTAAAAGAAGAACGAATAATAGAATGTAATTGGTGGGATGAGAAACAGTGGGATGGATTGACAATAGCTTCAGTTCCGTCACAGCATTTTTCCGGCAGGGGATTGTTCAATCGTAATAGTACCTTATGGAACGGCTGGGTCATTCTTGGAAAAAAACTTAGAATTTATACGAGTGGGGATGGCGGTTATGGACCGCATTTTAAGCAAATTGGTGAAAAATATGGTCCTTTTGACCTCACTTTAATGGAAGGCGGCCAATATGATAAACGGTGGTCTCAAATCCATATGCAGCCAGAGGAATCCGTTCAAGCTCATCTTGATGTAAAAGGTAAGAACATGATGCTGATTCACTGGGGTGCTTTTACATTGGCGTATCATAGCTGGACAGATCCAGTAGAAAGAGCAATACGTGCTGCTAAACATAAAAAAGTAAATTTGATTGCACCGAATATAGGGGAAACGGTTGTCTTAAATGGAATTTTCCCAGAACTTAATTCTTGGTGGAAAGTGCTCAGCACGAAAAACACTCTTGAATTTGAATCATCAACGCCACAGTAA
- a CDS encoding VOC family protein, which translates to MINIVGQIMLYVNNQEESVNFWTEKAGFSVLSEHDNGAMKWFVIAPSKEAQTSIVLHNKEVVAKFSPGVNLETPSLMFFTKDLDQLYKDFKDKNITVGEIVNIPDGRVFNFADNEENYFAVTEMK; encoded by the coding sequence ATGATTAATATAGTTGGTCAAATTATGCTTTATGTGAATAACCAGGAAGAGTCCGTCAATTTTTGGACAGAGAAAGCTGGCTTTTCTGTGCTGTCTGAACATGATAATGGTGCCATGAAATGGTTTGTCATTGCACCATCCAAGGAAGCTCAAACAAGTATCGTTCTGCATAACAAGGAAGTGGTTGCTAAGTTCTCCCCGGGAGTTAACTTAGAAACCCCATCACTGATGTTTTTTACAAAAGACCTCGATCAACTATACAAGGACTTTAAAGATAAAAATATAACCGTTGGAGAAATCGTAAATATTCCGGACGGAAGAGTGTTTAACTTTGCAGATAATGAAGAAAATTACTTTGCTGTCACAGAAATGAAGTAA
- a CDS encoding D-TA family PLP-dependent enzyme yields MTNIQMLDTPTLLVDHQKLLVNINEIANFANQQGVAYRPHIKTHKSVKIAQLQVEAGAVGITTAKISEAEVMASGGIKDILIAYPISNPDKINRLIQLLQKGVRLKVAVDNPESLGYLQRGLQHTPYTLEVWIKVNSGLNRCGVEPGKEALLLAKAIMSHSKLKLGGIFTHAGHSYAAKTYEEIENIGLQEGLAVVESAAECEQAGIPIPVRSVGSTPTFKIAGKVAGVTEIRPGNAVFFDAIQVGLGVTNYENCAVTILASVVGVYKNRIIFDTGSKSLCLDKGAHGNQTVSGFGEIIGHPEVLIERLSEEHGIGVFVQETHLKLNDKVQIIPNHACTVVNQFEEYVVHENGQVIDVWKVDARGMVK; encoded by the coding sequence ATGACGAATATTCAAATGTTAGACACTCCAACCTTACTGGTAGATCATCAAAAATTGTTAGTAAATATTAATGAAATTGCTAATTTTGCAAATCAACAAGGTGTGGCTTATCGTCCTCATATTAAAACACACAAATCTGTGAAAATCGCCCAACTGCAAGTGGAGGCAGGAGCAGTGGGAATAACAACGGCTAAAATAAGTGAGGCAGAAGTAATGGCTTCTGGAGGAATTAAGGATATATTAATTGCCTATCCCATTTCAAATCCAGACAAGATTAATAGATTGATACAGCTATTACAAAAAGGGGTTCGACTGAAAGTTGCCGTAGACAATCCTGAATCCTTGGGTTACCTACAAAGAGGACTACAACATACACCATATACATTAGAAGTATGGATAAAAGTCAATTCTGGTCTCAATCGGTGTGGAGTGGAACCAGGGAAGGAAGCTCTTCTTTTAGCAAAGGCAATAATGAGTCATTCAAAGCTTAAACTCGGTGGTATTTTTACACATGCCGGACATTCGTATGCAGCAAAAACCTATGAAGAAATTGAAAACATAGGCCTGCAGGAAGGTTTGGCAGTGGTAGAAAGCGCAGCGGAATGTGAACAAGCTGGCATTCCGATACCAGTTCGAAGTGTTGGTTCTACACCAACATTCAAGATTGCAGGAAAAGTAGCTGGCGTAACAGAAATCAGACCTGGTAATGCGGTGTTTTTCGATGCCATTCAAGTTGGTCTAGGTGTAACAAACTATGAGAATTGTGCGGTAACTATACTAGCATCGGTTGTTGGTGTCTATAAAAATCGGATTATTTTCGATACAGGCAGTAAGTCTTTATGTTTAGACAAAGGTGCACATGGTAATCAGACTGTTAGCGGGTTCGGCGAGATTATCGGGCACCCTGAAGTACTCATTGAACGTTTATCCGAAGAGCACGGAATTGGAGTTTTTGTACAAGAAACGCATTTAAAGTTAAATGATAAAGTGCAAATCATTCCGAACCATGCCTGTACTGTTGTCAATCAGTTCGAAGAATATGTCGTTCATGAGAATGGACAGGTAATTGACGTTTGGAAAGTCGACGCAAGAGGAATGGTTAAATAA
- a CDS encoding GNAT family N-acetyltransferase, whose protein sequence is MKTNFLKLTEPTQALVDVFNQWENNPDLIPLTRPNQDKVALERRDTLTLDELKQRLEHHHTYLIYLDHQLVGEMNYMVDPEHLYKNEAGTAWIGITLGEPAGRGKGIGYQAIQFLEEEIKKAGLTRVELGVFEFNTQARKLYEKLGYKEIGRIENFTYWADKMWFDIRMEKYLFKDV, encoded by the coding sequence ATGAAGACGAATTTCTTAAAATTAACAGAACCTACCCAAGCGCTTGTTGACGTATTTAACCAATGGGAAAACAATCCCGATTTAATCCCATTAACCCGCCCTAACCAAGACAAGGTAGCATTGGAACGACGAGACACCTTGACACTGGATGAATTAAAACAAAGACTGGAACACCATCACACGTACCTGATTTATCTTGATCACCAGTTGGTCGGTGAAATGAACTATATGGTTGACCCCGAGCACCTTTATAAGAATGAAGCAGGAACTGCATGGATTGGCATTACCCTTGGAGAACCTGCGGGCAGGGGGAAAGGGATTGGGTATCAGGCGATTCAATTTCTAGAAGAAGAAATAAAGAAGGCTGGATTAACTCGTGTGGAATTGGGTGTGTTTGAATTTAACACACAGGCTCGAAAGCTGTATGAAAAGCTAGGATACAAAGAGATTGGACGTATCGAAAATTTCACTTACTGGGCGGATAAAATGTGGTTTGATATCCGAATGGAAAAGTATTTATTTAAGGATGTATGA
- a CDS encoding AAA family ATPase, which produces MKFVLIFGPQAVGKMTVGQELAKITGLKLFHNHMTIELVTPIFDFGTKEGQRLVSLFRQEIFEAVAKSDLEGLIFTYVWAFDHPSDWEYVDKVCQIFESRGGNVYFVELEADLNERLERNKSTHRLEYKPTKRNIEWSENNLKRSMEKYRLNSLEGEITRQEYIRINNTNMSAEEVAKVIKDKFQL; this is translated from the coding sequence ATGAAATTTGTTTTGATATTTGGTCCACAGGCTGTTGGAAAAATGACGGTGGGGCAAGAACTAGCGAAAATAACTGGTTTAAAGCTTTTTCATAATCATATGACGATTGAATTGGTTACGCCAATTTTTGATTTCGGTACGAAGGAAGGACAAAGATTAGTAAGCTTGTTTCGGCAGGAAATATTCGAGGCCGTAGCAAAGAGTGATTTGGAAGGATTGATTTTCACCTATGTCTGGGCCTTTGATCATCCTTCAGATTGGGAATATGTAGACAAAGTCTGCCAGATATTCGAGTCAAGAGGAGGCAACGTTTATTTCGTCGAACTTGAAGCAGATTTGAATGAAAGACTGGAGCGAAATAAAAGTACTCACCGTCTAGAGTATAAACCGACCAAAAGAAATATTGAATGGTCTGAAAATAACCTAAAGAGGTCGATGGAAAAATACAGGTTGAATTCTCTCGAGGGTGAAATTACAAGACAAGAATATATCAGAATTAATAATACAAATATGAGTGCGGAAGAAGTAGCGAAAGTCATAAAAGATAAATTTCAATTATAA
- a CDS encoding GNAT family N-acetyltransferase, translating into MLVDTKEFTINGLRYIIRSAMEKDAKSLSEVRVQIDGETENLDREPGEAYIDESGFKQVIKEDTERANNIFLVAEVNDRIVGFCRCEGNQLKRFSHKVEFGVCVLKDYWGYDIGKSFLDESIQWADTTGIKKINLNVLETNDKAIKLYKKYGFEVEGTLKNDKLLSDGNFYHTILMGRLNQS; encoded by the coding sequence GTGCTTGTTGATACCAAAGAATTCACGATAAATGGTTTACGGTATATTATCAGGTCAGCAATGGAGAAGGATGCGAAAAGCTTGTCTGAAGTCCGAGTGCAGATTGATGGTGAAACAGAGAATTTGGATAGGGAACCAGGTGAGGCATACATAGATGAATCAGGTTTTAAACAGGTTATTAAAGAGGATACAGAACGGGCTAACAACATATTTTTGGTAGCTGAGGTAAATGACAGAATCGTAGGTTTTTGCCGATGTGAAGGAAACCAATTAAAACGATTCTCTCATAAAGTAGAATTTGGGGTCTGTGTCTTAAAAGACTACTGGGGTTATGATATAGGAAAAAGCTTTTTAGATGAATCGATTCAGTGGGCAGATACAACTGGAATAAAGAAAATCAACTTAAATGTACTAGAGACCAATGATAAAGCCATTAAACTGTATAAAAAATATGGCTTTGAAGTGGAAGGTACTTTAAAAAATGATAAATTGCTTTCGGACGGAAATTTTTATCATACCATTTTAATGGGAAGGTTGAATCAGTCGTGA
- a CDS encoding alpha/beta hydrolase, translated as MDFMSRVAPELKEILTVFPPLSLPEGLEEARQAPAIPIEKLESVNITTRSIAGGDGQDMKVKIYEPTPRNGTKLPALLFIHGGGYVLGDADSSDGDCQEFAQEAQCVVVSVDYRLAPEHPFPAPLEDCYAALVWMTKAADELNIDVSRVAVAGQSAGGGLTAALSLLARDRKGPAISFQMPLYPMIDDRNVTPSSYEITDERAIWNRGNNLAGWRMYLGEHANGEISPYAAPARAKNLSNLPPTYTCVGQLDPFRDETIEYVAKLAQAGVPVEFHLYPGAYHGFELLNPTSEIGKKAKNQYVQALKKALQPQHESVSI; from the coding sequence GACAAGCACCAGCCATTCCAATTGAAAAACTTGAAAGCGTTAACATTACTACGCGCAGCATAGCTGGCGGTGACGGCCAGGATATGAAGGTTAAAATTTATGAACCGACACCTCGGAATGGAACAAAGCTTCCAGCTCTATTGTTTATCCATGGAGGAGGTTACGTATTAGGAGACGCAGATAGTTCGGACGGAGACTGCCAAGAGTTTGCACAGGAAGCACAGTGTGTTGTCGTTTCCGTGGATTACCGTCTTGCACCTGAACATCCATTTCCGGCACCACTCGAAGATTGTTATGCTGCATTGGTATGGATGACGAAGGCCGCAGATGAGTTGAATATTGATGTGTCGCGTGTTGCTGTTGCGGGTCAAAGTGCAGGAGGAGGCTTGACTGCCGCTTTAAGTTTGTTAGCCCGTGATCGAAAGGGACCAGCCATATCTTTCCAAATGCCATTGTACCCAATGATTGATGACCGTAATGTAACACCTTCCAGCTACGAAATTACGGATGAACGTGCAATCTGGAACCGTGGAAATAATCTAGCAGGCTGGAGAATGTATTTGGGCGAACATGCAAACGGAGAAATTTCACCATATGCAGCACCTGCCCGTGCAAAAAATCTTTCTAATTTGCCGCCAACCTATACATGTGTAGGTCAGTTAGATCCTTTCCGTGATGAAACCATAGAATATGTAGCAAAATTGGCGCAAGCAGGAGTTCCTGTGGAATTTCACTTGTATCCAGGTGCTTACCATGGTTTTGAACTATTAAATCCAACTTCTGAGATAGGGAAAAAAGCAAAAAATCAATATGTTCAGGCATTGAAAAAAGCGCTACAGCCACAGCATGAATCAGTAAGTATATAA